The Novipirellula aureliae genomic interval CTGGGGCCGCGCATACCCAGCCCCGTAGCCTAGGCTTCCAGCCTGGGACCGAACATACCCAGCCCCGTAGCCCAGGCTTCCAGCCTGGGGCGCACACACCCAGCCTCGTAGCCTAGGCTTCCAGCCTGGGAACGCACATACCAGCCCCGTAGCCTAGGCTTCCAGCCTGGGACCGCACATACCCAGGCTGGAAGCCTGGGCCACGGTTGATACGCTTTATTCTTGAACGATGACACGTTGCCATGAATTTGGCTAGAATCAACAGCATCGATGCCGAGTCATGGATGTGCAAGTTTGGATCAAACCAAAAAACTAGCGCAGTGACAACCACCTTGAAACCAACGGTTGGTAGAAGCGATGAGCGAAAGTCGAGCCAACGAAGCCAGCGTCGCCGACGAGCGATTGGCCCAAGAAATCGAACGGCGACTGCGACAAGAAGACAGTGCACAACGCTTGAAAGCACGCTACGAAGCATTGCTTTTGGGAACGCGAAGCATCGTGTGGACCACCGATCCCGAGGGCCAATTCGTTGAGCCACAAATTTCTTGGCAACGTTATACTGGCCAATCGTGGGATCAACATGCGGGCCGAGGGTGGTTTGATGCGTTCCACCCAGACGACCGAGCGGAGTTTCGCGAATTGTGGCATTTGGCGGTATCTCAAAATTCAAACTTTCGCGCTCAAGGACAGATCTGGCATGACCAAAGTGGTGAGTTTCGTCTGTTTATTGCCGAAGCCGTTCCCGTTCTTGATTCGCTCGGTAACGTCATCGAATGGGTGGGAACGGTCAGTGATATTCACGAGCAACGAGTAGCCGAAGACGCGCTTCGCAAAGCGGAAGTCGAATCGAATCGTCAAAAGCACGAACTTGAAACGCTCTACGACTCTGCACCGGTCGGCATGAGTTTGGTCGATCGCAACCAGCGTTTTTTGCGAATCAACCAAGCGATGGCAAGTATGAACGGACTGCCACGTGAAGAGCATCTTGGACGCAGGGTCGCCGATGTTGTGCCTCAGCTCGAAAAGACGATCGTCCCCATTTATGAAAAGGTTTTTAATACCGCTGAACCTGCGCTCAATTTGGAACTAAAAGGGTGTCGCATTCGCGGAAAACCTCAACGCTGGTGGCTGTGCAGCTACTTTCCGCTGATTGGAAACGATGGAAACGTCTGGGCCGTCAGTTCGATCGTGCAAGACATCACACGGCGCAAAGTGCACGAACAGGAACTCGAAAAAGCAAACCAATTAGCGCTCCAAGCAAATTTGGCAAAAAGCGAGTTCTTGGCAAACATGAGCCACGAAATCCGTACGCCGATGACGGCGATCTTGGGATATGCCGAGTTGTTGATGCGGCACCTGAAGAATCCTGACAACCGCGGAACGGTCCAGATTATTCAACGCAACGGTGAACACTTGTTGCATTTGATAAACGATATTCTTGATCTGTCGCGAATCGAAGCGGGCAAACTAGAGGTCCGTTTGCATACTTGCAATCTGCCACAACTGATTGTCGACATTCGCACATTGATGCAGGTGCGTGCCGACGAGAAAAAAATCGATTTTGTCGTTCGTTGTGAAGGTCCGATACCTCAGTTTTTTGAGACCGATGCAGCACGTGTGCGGCAAATCTTGATCAACTTAATCGGGAATGCGATCAAGTTTACGGATAGGGGTAGCGTCGAATTTGTCACCCGGTTGGTCAACCTACGCTCCGAGCCGATGTTGGAATTTCGAGTGATCGACAGTGGACCAGGGATTAGCGAGTCCTTGCAAAAGCGATTGTTCGAGCCGTTTTCACAGGGGGACAATTCGGTTCACCGCACGTTTGGCGGCAGCGGTTTGGGACTGGCGATTAGCAAACGACTTGTCGGTATGCTTGGCGGTGAAATTTTACTCGAAGGATCTTCTGAAAAGGGGACGACATTCACCGCTCGCGTTCCTTGTGATCCACTCGCGAAAATCGACTTAGTCTACCCGACACTCCAGGAAGAGACGCGCCAAAAGCAACGCTCCGAAGTGATCGCTCGCACGCTCGATTGCAATGTTCTCATTGTCGATGACCGTC includes:
- a CDS encoding response regulator, which codes for MSESRANEASVADERLAQEIERRLRQEDSAQRLKARYEALLLGTRSIVWTTDPEGQFVEPQISWQRYTGQSWDQHAGRGWFDAFHPDDRAEFRELWHLAVSQNSNFRAQGQIWHDQSGEFRLFIAEAVPVLDSLGNVIEWVGTVSDIHEQRVAEDALRKAEVESNRQKHELETLYDSAPVGMSLVDRNQRFLRINQAMASMNGLPREEHLGRRVADVVPQLEKTIVPIYEKVFNTAEPALNLELKGCRIRGKPQRWWLCSYFPLIGNDGNVWAVSSIVQDITRRKVHEQELEKANQLALQANLAKSEFLANMSHEIRTPMTAILGYAELLMRHLKNPDNRGTVQIIQRNGEHLLHLINDILDLSRIEAGKLEVRLHTCNLPQLIVDIRTLMQVRADEKKIDFVVRCEGPIPQFFETDAARVRQILINLIGNAIKFTDRGSVEFVTRLVNLRSEPMLEFRVIDSGPGISESLQKRLFEPFSQGDNSVHRTFGGSGLGLAISKRLVGMLGGEILLEGSSEKGTTFTARVPCDPLAKIDLVYPTLQEETRQKQRSEVIARTLDCNVLIVDDRREVRHIGQSFLESAGATVIAAQDGQQALDMVDKSTKEGGNAIDLIVMDMQMPIMDGYQATDKLRKQGFAKPIIALTANAMKGDRERCLGLGCDDYLTKPIESVSFIEMVAQYTQDISDEELLQIRLRRATAADVSVTPSTCHRREAKILVVDDNADTASLMRMLLCAEGHDVQVVGDGKTALRKAKTFLPDVILLDIGLPDINGFEVGERLRKQGYSGRMFAVSGHGEADDLKRSKNIGFDKHLVKPVPVNELLRLIDS